CGGGATGATCGAGCTGCTCGACTGAGGCAAAGAAGGCGTCGAGATCGAGAAGGCCTATTGCAGGCCCTCTCCAAGCGCCTGCCCCGGCTGTCCCGAGTGGCTCACTCATGTGACATTGAGCGAGGCGGGCAGAGTGACGGAGAACGTCGTACCCTCCTCAGTCGTGCTCGTCGCAGAGATCGTGCCGCCATGGGCCTCCGCGATACCTCGTGCAATGGCGAGTCCTAAACCAAAGCCACCGGGAGAGTCGGTGCGAGAACGGGAGTTGTCCGATCGATAGAAGCGGTCAAAGATGTGCTTGAGGTCTTCAGGCGCGATGGGTTCCCCCCTATTGGTGATGGAGAGACGGGCGTTCTTTCGCTTCTCGAACGTGAGCCTGACAGTGATCTGACTTCCATCGTACGCATACTTACAGGCGTTATCCATGAGGATCTTAACGAGGCGATCCACCCACTCGCGATCACCGTTTACGAGCACTCCCTCCTGCAGCTCAGTCTCTATGGTGCAGTTACGCTCGAAGGCAAGCGCATCGAACTCAAGGGAGGCAGACCCGACCATATCCGAGAAGTCGATGCTCTCCATCCGGAAGGCAAACGAGGAGGAGTCGACCAGGCCCTCATCCGTCCGGGCAAGCTGAAGAAGCTCTCCCACGAGACTCTTCATGTGCTCCGCCTCGTCTGAGATGCTCTTTACCCAACGCCTGTCCTTTGCCGAGAGCTCATGGGATTTCATAAGGATCTCACCATTAGCAAGAATGACGGCAAGCGGGGTCTTGAGCTCGTGAGAGGCATCTCCCACGAAGCGCTGCTGCTTCTGAAAGGCCTCCTCGATAGGCGCCGTCGCCCAATCGGCCAGATAGACAGAAATGATAGCCACGGCGGCAAGCGCTATGATAAAGGAGGCGATACTCCGTATAGACTGCCTCTCCCAAGATTGGTACAGATCACCTGCGTTGACCATGGTGATGAGCACATTGCCGCTCTGGAGCTTGCGGGACTTCCAGGCGATGCCCAGATCCGAGGCATAGCCGCGGCCCTTCTCCACATCCAAGGACTCAGCTATGATCTGGTCGAGATCGTGGAGCTTGGTTGAAAGCGACGCGTTGCTCGTCGCGAGCACGATGCCCGAGGACGAGGTCTCGACCGTCACCACGAACAGGCCGGAGTTGCTCTGGTTTCTGCTCCTGCCAGATGGCGCCTCCGTGAGCGGCGTCTCGAGACCCTCCTCAAGCACCGAGTCTATCGAGCTCTGCACAGAGAGGTAGGAAGACCAGAGCGATGATGCGACTACCCCCAAGAGCACGAGGCTCACGAGTCCCGTGACAAAGATGATGAACTTCCTCTTTAGTAGCTTAAGCATCAACGCTCCATGAATTCCTGCTCACAGGGAGGTCACTAGTCCTCGCTGAAGTCCTCGAGACGGTAGCCGAGCATGCGCAGAGTCGTGATCTGCACGTGCGAATGGATGTGACTGACCTTCTTGCGCAGAAACGAGATGTACGCCTCGACTGAGTTCTCCGAGGCGTCTCCGCTTGTGCCCCAGACGCGGGAGAGTAGATCCTGCTTCGAGACGACACGGGAGTTCGAGCTCATGAGCATCTGCATGACAGCGAACTCCTTGCCCGACAGGTGAACCTTATGCTCACCGCAGGACAGGTCATGGGTCGTCAGATCGAGCTTGAGATCGGCGAAGGTGATCTCGTCGATGACGACGTCGCCTTGCCTGCGGGTAAGGGCACGTACGCGCGCGAGCAGCTCGGGAGCCTCAAAGGGCTTGGTCATGTAGTCGTCGCTTCCGGCATCGAGGCCCTGCACCATGTCTCCGGTTGACGTCTTGGCCGTGAGCATCAGGACTGGAATCGAGTTTCCGGAGTGCCTGAGCTCCTTCACGATCTGAATGCCGTCGATGCCCGGAAGCATGATGTCAAGCACGACCGCATCATAGAGGCCGCTCTGGGCGGCTGTGAGGCCCGCATTGCCGTCATAGACGGCCTCGGCGTTGAAATGGTCATCGATGAGGATCTGTACGATCGCGTCCGCGAGGTTCCTCTCGTCCTCGACAACAAGAATGTTCATGCTCTACCTCCAACTGTCTCATGCATTTGGGTACCTGATAATACCCGTTTCGGTCATTCTACCCCTCCAGACTGTATTTGGCCTTAAATGTTCGTACTAAATTTCGTAGACTTACGGGAGATCCGATGAAGCTCCCTCCGTCCGAAGGGTCTTGCACGCCCTCTATCCCTGCACATACGTGGACTCATGCCCCTTGTCGAGGACTGCCCATCGGTCACAGACAGTTCACAAAAACTGCAGCCATGTTCCGTTATCGCATGGCCTATCATGATGCGACGCCCGTGTGGTGATGCGGCGCATAACCTATCTACCGAGGCGCCGCGCGATCTAAGGAGTACTACGTTGGCAGTGAAGATCCGTCTTGCCCGTCATGGCGCCAAGAAGCGTCCATACTATCGTATCGTCGTGGCCGATGGTCGCATGCCCCGTGACGGTCGCTACATCGATCTCGTCGGACGCTACAACCCCCTGTCCGATCCCAAGACCATTGATATCGACATCGAGAAGGTCGATGCGTGGGTGGCCAAGGGCGCGCAGCCCTCAAATGCCGTGTCGCACCTGATTGACATCGTCAAGAATGGCACGCCCGCCCCCGAGAAAAAGCGGAAGCTCTCCAAGAAGGCCGCCGCCAAAGCTTCGGCTGGCTCTGACGAGAGCACGGAGTAGCTCCCGTGGCCGGACAAGCTGCGATCAGCGGGGCTCCTCTTGGACAGGCAGAGCAGGGCTTGCCGAGTGACAGGGTCGCCGATCTTGTCGAGTATATCGTCTGCGGACTTGTGACCGACGAGGACCGAGTGTCCCTCGACGTGACGGACGGGGAAGGCTCGGCGCTCATCGAGATCTCGTGCGCCGAGGATGATGCCGGACGCGTCATCGGTAAGCGCGGACGCACGATCAAGGCGATCAGAACGCTTGCGCGTGCCTTGGGCTCGAGGGTCGGCACGGCCGTCGAGGTCGAGGTCCTCGGGTAGACGGTGGCCCGCCGGTATCGGTCGATAGCCCGCGTGGAGAAGACGCATGGCAGGCAGGGGGAGATCGTGGCAGTTGATGTCAACGGTCTCGGTACATACCTCAGGCCCGGCATGTGGGTATGGGCCGTTCCACCTAGGCTGAAGGGTCCTCGCTCCTTCGTAGTGGGTCGCGTGAGAGGCAACGGTCACGGTTGGCTCGTGAGCCTCGTGGGTGTGGACAGCATCGCCCACGCATCACGGCTCGTCGGAAGGACGCTGCTTGTAGCCGTCGACGAGCTGCCGGATGACTTCGAGCTGCATGATGCGAGGGAGCTCGTCGGCAGGCGAGTCAGAGACCTGCTCCTCGGGGAGATCGGTCATATCAGCGAGGTAACGCTCGGCGTCGCAAACGATGCCTGGACCATCGAGGGTGAGACGGGAACGTTCGTCATACCCGTCGTCGGGGAGTATGTGCTCGGGATAGACAACGAGGGTGAGCTCGTAGTGAACCTGCCTGACGGCGTAAGAGAGGGACGGGACGGATGATATTCGAGGTCCTCTCCGTTTTTCCCCAGGTCTTCGAGCCGTATCTGTCCGAGTCAATTCTGGGCCGCGCATGGCAGAGATCCCTGTTCGAGTTCGTAGCCCACGACCTGAGGACATGGACGCATGACAGGCATAGTACGGTGGATGACGCCCCCTTTGGTGGCGGGCAGGGCATGCTCATGAAATGCGAACCGATATTCGAGGCAGTGAGGGACATCTCGGGGCAGGGGAAGAAGCGGCCGCATGTGATATTCTTCTCGCCCTGTGGCAGGCGCTATTCGGAAAAAGACGCCGAGAGGCTCTCGAGCTTTGACAGAATCTTGTTTGTCTGCGGTCGCTATGAGGGCATCGATGAGAGGGCGTATGCGCTGGCGGACGAGATCGTCTCTGTGGGGGACTACGTCCTCACGGGAGGTGAACTTGCTGCCCTTGTGGTCATCGACTCCGTCGTGAGACTCCTGCCCGGAGTGCTCGGTGACGACAGGAGCGCGAAGGACGAGTCCTTCTCGCAGGGCCTCCTCGAGTATGCCCAGTACACGAGACCGGCCACATTTCAGGGCGAGCGCGTTCCAGAGGTCCTGCTCTCTGGCGACCATGGCGCCGTGAGCGCGTGGAGACGCAGGAGTTCCATAGAGCGCACGGCACGCTGGAGGCCAGACCTCCTTGAGGGAGCAGAGCTCAGCGAGGACGAGTGGAGCCTCGTCCACGAGACGTTGGGGCAACGGGATTGCGAGGCGACAGATGTCTGATGGTGACGCGGGGACGAGGCGTGGCAGGGAGGGCATTCTGTGGGAGCTACTCCAATGGTTGGGCTCTGTGGCCTTCGTGTTCATCCTCTTCGTGCTCCTGAGGATCTTCGTCTTTGGCGTCTACTATGTCCCCACGGGATCCATGACCGACACGATTCAGGTGGGCGATCAGCTGATAGGCGAGAAGATCAGTTACCGCTTCACGAGTCCGAAGGTCGGCGAGATCGTGACCTTCGACGACCCTGACGGATCGGGAGAGACCCTCATAAAGCGCATCATCGCGACGTCAGGGCAGACGATAGACATACACGATGGCAAGTTGTACATAGATGGTGTCGAGCAGGAGGAGTCCTACACCAAGAGCAGGCCCACCTACGCGCTCACGGAGCATGCCGCGAACCTCTCGGGTGGCATAAAATATCCCTATAGAGTTCCTGAGGGCTGCGTCTGGCTCATGGGCGACAACAGGACGAACTCGCTTGACTCGCGTTACTTCGGTGCCGTGAGCACGACGAGGATCAGCTCGCACGCGCTGTTCATCTACCTTCCGTTCAAAGATGCCAGGACGCTATAGACAGACAGAAGACGGTCTCAGGAGGAGAGACGCACGCATGGGTGACGACATACTGACCTTTCAGGATATGATTTTGAGGCTCGAGCGGTACTGGGCGGACAAGGGTTGCACCGTGATGCAGCCCTACGACAGCGAGGTGGGGGCTGGCACCTTCCATACCGCGACGCTCCTACGCTCGCTCGGTCCCGCCGCCTGGCGCACCTGCTACCCGCAGCCCTGCCGCAGGCCCACCGACGGCCGCTACGGAAAGAATCCCAACCGTATGCAGCACTACTATCAGTTCCAAGTCATCTTGAAGCCATCTCCAGCGGATTCCCAGGAACTCTACCTGGGATCGCTTACGGCCATAGGCCTTGACCCCGCCGAACACGACGTGCGCTTCGTTGAGGATGACTGGGAAAGCCCCACGCTCGGTGCCTGGGGTCTGGGTTGGGAGGTCTGGGTTGATGGCATGGAGGTCACCCAGTACACCTACTTCCAGCAGGTCGGTGGCATCGAGGTGGATCCTGTGCCGGTGGAGATCACCTATGGCCTCGAGCGCATCGCCATGTATGCCCAGGGCGTTGACTCGGTCTACGACATCATCTGGAGTTACCTGCCCGACGGGACGCCCATGACCTATGGGACTGTGTTCCTAGAGAACGAGCGCGAGTTCTCTATCTATAACTTCGAGGTCGCCGACGTCGGCCTCATGCGCGAGAAGTTCGACGAGTACGAGGCCGAGTGTCACTCCTGCCTTGAGCATAGGCTGCCGCTTCCGGCCTATGACTGTGTCATGAAGTGCAGCCATGCCTTCAACCTGCTCGACTCGAGGGGCGCGATATCTGCGACGGAGCGGGCCAACTACATCCTACGCGTTCGTGCGATCGCGAAGGCCTGCTGCGAGTCCTATCTGAGCGAGGTCGCCACGGCGGGCGCTGCGGCAGGCGAGAACGCTCGCACGGGGGAGGTGGCCTAGGATGGCGGAGGCGAAGGACTTTCTGCTCGAGATCGGCTGCGAGGAGATGCCCTCGGCACCCCTCATGAGCGCCCAAGGCCAGATCGGCACGCTCATCGAGAGGGGCCTTACGGAAGTCGGCCTCGCTCACGGTAGCATCAAGACACTCTCGACACCCAGACGACTCGCCGTCATCGTCAGGGATCTCGCCACGGCAACCGAGGAGATCCGAGAGGTCAAGCGCGGCCCCGCCGCAAGGATCGCCTTCGGTGAGGACGGTGTTCCCACCAAGGCTGCCGAGGGCTTCGCGCGAAAACTTGGCATCAGCGCGACAGAGCTCATTCGTAGAGTTGATGGCGATGGCCGAGAGTACGTGTTCGCAGAGCGCTTCGTTCCCTCAAGAGAGAGCGTGCCGATATTGAGCGAACTCTCAAGGCGCGTCATCGCCTCTCTTGAGTGGCCAAACTACAGAAGTCAAAGGTGGGGTTCTGAGCATGCGAGCTTCGTGCGGCCCATACGCTGGATCTGCGCGCTGTTCGGCAGCGAGGTCGTGCCGTTCGGCTATGCCGACGTCACGAGCGGCAATACCACGCGCGGGCATCGCGTGCTCGCGCCCGGCGAACACGTGGTCACAGACCCCGCCCACTACGAGCAGATACTGCGCCACGCCTACGTCATGGGCGAAGTCGAGCGTGCGCAGAGAATACGTGCCGGCATCTCTGAGGTCCAGACCCACGCCAGCGTGCAGGTTGACACGCCCAAGCGCACCTTCGATGAGGTGGTGAACCTCTGCGAGTGGCCGCACGTGCTGGTTGGCCGCTTTGATGAGGAGTTCCTCCAGGTCCCGACCGAGATCATCTGCGAGTCCATGCTCTCGCACCAACGCTACTTCCCGATATACGACAAGGATCACAGGCTCACGCGCGAGTTCGTGATCGTCTCGAATGCCGATCCAGCCTGCGACGCGACCGTCATCGACGGAAACGAGCGCGTCGTGAGGGCGCGCCTCGACGACGCCAAGTTCTTTTGGGAGGAGGACCTCAAGCGACCTCTGGAGGACTTTGTCGAGAGGCTCTCGACTGTCACCTTCCAAGAGAGGCTTGGCACAGTCCTGCAGAAGGTCCAGCGCATGGAGGCGATCGCAGCTGAGGTGGCACGGAGGGCTGGCGCCAGCGAGAGGGACACAGCCTATGCCAAGCGCGCCGCGCACCTCTCGAAGGCCGACCTCGTAAGCCAGACTGTCATCGAGTTCACCAATCAGCAAGGCATCATGGGTGGCTACTACGCTCAGGCTGCGGGTGAGCCGCCTGAGGTCGCTCGGGCCATTCGTGAGCACTACCGCCCCCGCTTCGCGTCAGACGAGCTTCCCTCGGACCTCATCGGCAAGGCAGTAGCCATTGCAGACAAGCTCGACACCATCTGTGGCGTCTTCGCCATCGACGAGGCTCCCACGGGATCATCCGACCCCTTCGCCGTCCGCCGAGCCGCCATCGGCACCATCGCGATGCTGCGCACCCTGCCCCTGGTCCCGCTAAGGGCGCTCATAGATCTCTCGCTTGACTCCTACCTGATGCAAGGCCTCTCCTTCGACAGGGGGCGGGTCGCTGGGGCTGTGGCTGCGTTCTTTGCCGGCCGCCTTGCCGCCATCGCCAGGGAGGAGGGGGCAGCTCCCGACGTCATCGATGCCGTCTCGTCGGTGGGCGTCATCGACCCGATGGAGTTCATGGACAGGGTCGAGGCCCTGGGCAGCGCCCGCCTGGAGGAGCCGGAGGTCTTCGAGGACCTTGCGACGGCCTATGCCCGCGCCGCGCACCTCGCTGACAGGAGCCTGGGCTACAAGATCGACGAGGGCATCATGGGCGACGCCGAGCGATCACTGCTCGAGGCATGCCGCAGGGGGTCCGCAGATGTGAAGAAAGCGTTGAGTAAACGCGACTACCGTGCCGCATGCAAGGCTCTCGCCGATTTGAGAGAACCAATCGACCGGTTCTTTGATGACGTTTTGGTCATGGACGATGACACTGTTGTAAGGGAGAATCGCCTCAAGTTGCTCAACCTCTTCGCAGCGGTGTTCGACGACGTGGCCAATATCGGGGCGCTCTCCAAGAAGGGGTAGCGAGCATAGCAGTAGCCCGGTCCGGCAAGTTCGTCGCGTCCGGGCGTCCAAACGTAAGGAGGCTGGGTAGATGTCCGAAGACACACTCGATGACATTGACATTTTCGCTGACGTGACTCCTGTCGTGTTCGTACTCTCCGACGCGCGTGGCAAGACGGCCGCGAGCGTGGTTGAGGCGGCGGCGGACCAGTTCAATGACAAGGTCGTGACCATCAAGCAGCTCGGCAACGTCAAGTCGGTGGGGATGGTCTGTGACTATCTCGACAACAACGTCACCGAGGACGTTCCGATGGCGGTGTTCCACACGATCGTCGATCGCAACCTTCGTCGTGACATCCGTCGAGAGCTCGATGGTCGCGGCATCCCGAGCATCGATCTTTTGGGGCCTGCCATCACGGTCATCTCGACGCTCACCGGCGAGGAACCCAAGTACGAGGCAGGCAGGAGGAGCGACAACGAGGTCTCTGTCACCAGCTAGGTCAACGTCCTTGGCATGTGCGTAAGAGAGGCGCCGACGGGCGATGGCTCGACGGGCGATGATATGTGCGACGAGCGTAAAGACTGCTAGAATAGACTGTATGTTGGGCGGTGGCGCCAGCTGAGGCATCACCGCCCGGAGGTTGGTGTGGGAAGGACCCGCACCGGGTACGAGAGATATGGGGTTTTATATGGCTGAGAAGCACGTGTATCGCTTTGGCATGGACGAGCATGGCAACAATGTGACCGAGGTTGCCGGCTCTTCCGTCAACGAGGCAAAGTGGATTACCGGTGGCAAGGGATCCAACCTTGCCGAGATGGCCAACATCGGCCTTCCCGTTCCCCCGGGATTCTCGATCACCTGCCAGACCTGCGTCGCCTACTCGAGCGCCGGCAACGTCTGGCCCGAGGGCGTACTCGATGAAATCGATGAGTACCGCCGTGATCTCGAGAGGCGCATGGGCAAGAAGATTGGCGACGAGACCGATCCTTTGCTGGTCTCCGTTCGCTCAGGTGCTCCGTTCTCCATGCCTGGCATGATGGATACCGTCCTCAACCTCGGCCTCAACGACAAGTCGGTCCAGGGCCTCATCAAGCAGACCAACAACGAGCGCTTCGCCTGGGACTCCTACCGCCGCTTCATCCAGATGTTCTCGAGCGTCGTCATGGGCGTCGAGGGACAGCTCTTCGAGGACGCCATCAACGAGAAGAAAGCCGAGAAGGGCGTCAAGCTTGACACGGACCTCACCGCCGAGGACCTCAAGGAACTCACCGAGACATTCAAGCGGATCTTTGCGAAAAACGTCGATTCCCAGGCGCACCCCGAGGTCGCCCCTGAGGGCGTAGCCTCCTTCCCGCAGGATCCCTATCTGCAGCTACGCCTTGCCGAGCAGGCCGTCTTCGGTTCGTGGAACACGGAGCGCGCCGTGCTCTACCGCAAGCAGAATAAGATAGACGACTCTTTGGGCACTGCCGTCAACGTCCAGGTCATGGTCTTTGGCAACAAGGGAGACTCCTCCGCCACCGGTGTCGCCTTCACGCGTAACCCCGCCGACGGCACCAACGAGCGCTACGGCGACTTTCTCGTGAACGCCCAGGGCGAGGACGTCGTGGCAGGCATCCGCAACACCGAGCCCATCGCCGATCTCGTGAAGATCCCCGCGCTCAAGGAGGCGGGCGAGCAGCTCTTCCACGTCTTCGAGATCCTTGAGGACCACTACGCCGACATGATGGACATCGAGTTCACGATCGAGCAGGGTAAGCTTTGGATGCTCCAGACCCGCGTCGGCAAGCGCACGGCGCTCTCCGCGCTCAAGGTCGCCATGCAGATGGTGGAGGAGGGGCGCATCACCAAGGAGCAGGCGATCCTGCGCGTTGCCCCCGACCAGCTTGACCAGCTCCTGCACCCGCAGTTCGATCCTAAGGCAAAGTTCGATGTCGCCGCCAAGGGCATGAACGCCAGCCCCGGCGCGGCCGTGGGTGCCGTCGTGTTCTCCTCCGACGCCGCCGTCCACTACGCCAACATCGAGAAGCCCTGTATCCTCGTGCGCTGGGAGACCACACCCGACGACCTCAAGGGCATGGTGGCGGCCGAGGGTATCCTGACCTCGCATGGTGGCAAGACCTCGCATGCGGCCGTCATAGCCCGAGGCATGGGTGCCCCCTGCGTCTGCGGCGCCGAGGCCCTCAGGATAGACGCCGCAAAGAAGGAGGTGGCCATCTCGGGCACAAACATCGTGCTGCACGAGGGCGACATCATCTCAATCGATGGCACCACAGGCAACATCATCGTGGGAGAGGTGCCCCTGAAGCGCCCCGAGCTCACCGGCGACCTCGAGACCATGCTCGAGTGGGCCGATGACGTCCGTCACGACGCCTCACGCGGTCGTATCTTCGGCGTGCGCACCAACGCAGACAACCCCGAGGATGCCCAGCTCTCTGTGGACTTTGGTGCGGAGGGCATCGGCCTCGACCGCACCGAGCACATGTTCCTCGGCGAGCGCAAGCAGATCATCCAGACCTTCATCCTCGCCGACACCAATGGGCAGAAGCAGCAGGCCCTTGGCCAGCTCCTCAAGGCCCAGACGGGCGACTTCATGGGTATGTTCAAGGCCATGGACGGCAAGGCCGTCATCGTGCGCCTGCTCGACCCGCCCCTGCACGAGTTCCTCGACGATCCGCGCGAACTTGCCGTCGAGATAGCGCACGCAGAGGGTCGTGGCGAGAACGACACCCAGCTTGAGGCCATGCGCGAGCGCCTGGCACGGCTTGACTCGTTCCAGGAGGCCAACCCCATGCTCGGCCTGCGCGGCTGCCGTCTGGGCATCGTCTATCCCGAGCTCAACGACATGCAGGTCCGCGCCATCGCAGGCGCTGCTGCCACCCTCAAGAAGCAGGGTCTTGACCCCAGGCCCGAGATTATGGTCCCGCTCATCTCCACGGTCGAGGAACTCAAGCTCGTTCGTGAGCAGATCCAGAGCGTCATCAAGGCTGTCGAGGAGGCAGAGGGCCTTGAGCTCTCCATCCCCATCGGCTGCATGATAGAATTGCCGCGTGCAGCCGTGACCGCCGACGAGATCGGTGCCTACGCCGACTTCTTCTCCTTCGGTACTAACGACCTCACACAGACTACCTTCGGCTTCTCTCGCGACGATGTCGAGAGCGCGTTCATCCCACAGTACCTCAACAAGAAGATTCTCAAGGCCAACCCCTTCGAGACGCTCGATGTTGGTGTGGCGAAGCTCGTCGAGATGGGCGTCAAGGGAGGCCACGCGGCTAACGAGACCATCGTCTGTGGCATCTGCGGCGAGACGGGCGGGGATCCCGACTCCATCCAGATGTACTACGACCTCGGTCTTGACTACGTGTCCTGCTCCCCCTACCGCGTGCCCATCGCGCGCCTTGCGGGTGCCCAGGCCAAGATCAACTCCAACGGTGGCCCCAAAAAGCTGGGCTAGTCTGTGACGCTCGGCTGACCGGTGGGGCGGGAAGGGGCAAAGGCTCCTTTCCGCCCCATACACGGAGGTGACCAAGGTGGCAGACGACCCGGGCGTACTGAGCGGGGTGGAACAGGAGAGGCGCGAGCATGGGCTGCTGGGCCCACGGGCTTGTTATGCCGATCAAAGTAGAGGCAGGGCACGCAAGGAGGTTCCTGACCGTCTGAGGACCTGCTTCCAGTGCGATAGGGACAGGATCCTGCACAGCAAGAGCTTCAGGCGTCTCGCCAACAAGACCCAGGTGTTCCTTGCACCCGAGGGCGACCATTACCGCACGCGTCTCACTCACACGCTCGAGGTCTCCCAGATAGCTCGCGACATCGCGCGGTCCCTGCGCCTCAACGAGGATCTTGTGGAGGCCATCGCCCTTGGACACGACCTAGGTCACACCCCCTTTGGCCACACCGGGGAGCGGGCTCTGTCCAGGGCCATGGCCCGTTTTAGGGGCATAGATCCTACGAGCGTTGAGGGAAAGTCGCTTTTCCAGCACAACGAGCAGAGCGTGCGCGTCCTCGAGAGACTCGAGAGGGACGGTCGGGGACTCAACATCTCCTTTGAGGTGCTCGACGGCATCCGCTGTCACAGAGGCTCGCTTCGGGCTACGACGCTTGAGGGGCGCGTGGTCGCCCGGGCCGACCGCATCGCCTATGTGTGCCATGACATCGACGACGCGGAGCGTGCGGGACTGCTCGTTGAGGACATGCTGCCCCCAGACGCCCGTAACGTCCTTGGGCACACCTCCTCCGAACGCATAGAGACGATGGTCCGCGACGTCGTGGATGCCAGTGCAGGTGCCGATGACGTGCTCATGAGCCAACGGGTCTGGGATGCGTTGATGGAGCTGCGCGCCTTCCTCTTTGACAAACTCTACACACAAGGCGATGCGAAGTACGAGGAGCCCAAGGCTGAGCGCATGATAGGGTCGCTCTTCGACTACTTCGTGACACACCTCGATGACATGCCAAGGGAGTATCGCGGACACGATGTGAGTCATCCGGACGTCGAGGTGGCAGACTACGTCTCGGGTATGACTGACCGCTACGCCGTGCGTATCTTTGAGGAGCTGACCGTGCCACACGCATGGCGGGAACCCGTGCTTCACAGGGACAGAT
The DNA window shown above is from Olsenella sp. oral taxon 807 and carries:
- a CDS encoding cell wall metabolism sensor histidine kinase WalK gives rise to the protein MLKLLKRKFIIFVTGLVSLVLLGVVASSLWSSYLSVQSSIDSVLEEGLETPLTEAPSGRSRNQSNSGLFVVTVETSSSGIVLATSNASLSTKLHDLDQIIAESLDVEKGRGYASDLGIAWKSRKLQSGNVLITMVNAGDLYQSWERQSIRSIASFIIALAAVAIISVYLADWATAPIEEAFQKQQRFVGDASHELKTPLAVILANGEILMKSHELSAKDRRWVKSISDEAEHMKSLVGELLQLARTDEGLVDSSSFAFRMESIDFSDMVGSASLEFDALAFERNCTIETELQEGVLVNGDREWVDRLVKILMDNACKYAYDGSQITVRLTFEKRKNARLSITNRGEPIAPEDLKHIFDRFYRSDNSRSRTDSPGGFGLGLAIARGIAEAHGGTISATSTTEEGTTFSVTLPASLNVT
- a CDS encoding response regulator transcription factor, translating into MNILVVEDERNLADAIVQILIDDHFNAEAVYDGNAGLTAAQSGLYDAVVLDIMLPGIDGIQIVKELRHSGNSIPVLMLTAKTSTGDMVQGLDAGSDDYMTKPFEAPELLARVRALTRRQGDVVIDEITFADLKLDLTTHDLSCGEHKVHLSGKEFAVMQMLMSSNSRVVSKQDLLSRVWGTSGDASENSVEAYISFLRKKVSHIHSHVQITTLRMLGYRLEDFSED
- the rpsP gene encoding 30S ribosomal protein S16, encoding MAVKIRLARHGAKKRPYYRIVVADGRMPRDGRYIDLVGRYNPLSDPKTIDIDIEKVDAWVAKGAQPSNAVSHLIDIVKNGTPAPEKKRKLSKKAAAKASAGSDESTE
- a CDS encoding KH domain-containing protein — translated: MAGQAAISGAPLGQAEQGLPSDRVADLVEYIVCGLVTDEDRVSLDVTDGEGSALIEISCAEDDAGRVIGKRGRTIKAIRTLARALGSRVGTAVEVEVLG
- a CDS encoding 16S rRNA processing protein RimM; the protein is MEKTHGRQGEIVAVDVNGLGTYLRPGMWVWAVPPRLKGPRSFVVGRVRGNGHGWLVSLVGVDSIAHASRLVGRTLLVAVDELPDDFELHDARELVGRRVRDLLLGEIGHISEVTLGVANDAWTIEGETGTFVIPVVGEYVLGIDNEGELVVNLPDGVREGRDG
- the trmD gene encoding tRNA (guanosine(37)-N1)-methyltransferase TrmD, with protein sequence MIFEVLSVFPQVFEPYLSESILGRAWQRSLFEFVAHDLRTWTHDRHSTVDDAPFGGGQGMLMKCEPIFEAVRDISGQGKKRPHVIFFSPCGRRYSEKDAERLSSFDRILFVCGRYEGIDERAYALADEIVSVGDYVLTGGELAALVVIDSVVRLLPGVLGDDRSAKDESFSQGLLEYAQYTRPATFQGERVPEVLLSGDHGAVSAWRRRSSIERTARWRPDLLEGAELSEDEWSLVHETLGQRDCEATDV
- the lepB gene encoding signal peptidase I, producing the protein MSDGDAGTRRGREGILWELLQWLGSVAFVFILFVLLRIFVFGVYYVPTGSMTDTIQVGDQLIGEKISYRFTSPKVGEIVTFDDPDGSGETLIKRIIATSGQTIDIHDGKLYIDGVEQEESYTKSRPTYALTEHAANLSGGIKYPYRVPEGCVWLMGDNRTNSLDSRYFGAVSTTRISSHALFIYLPFKDARTL
- a CDS encoding glycine--tRNA ligase subunit alpha; amino-acid sequence: MGDDILTFQDMILRLERYWADKGCTVMQPYDSEVGAGTFHTATLLRSLGPAAWRTCYPQPCRRPTDGRYGKNPNRMQHYYQFQVILKPSPADSQELYLGSLTAIGLDPAEHDVRFVEDDWESPTLGAWGLGWEVWVDGMEVTQYTYFQQVGGIEVDPVPVEITYGLERIAMYAQGVDSVYDIIWSYLPDGTPMTYGTVFLENEREFSIYNFEVADVGLMREKFDEYEAECHSCLEHRLPLPAYDCVMKCSHAFNLLDSRGAISATERANYILRVRAIAKACCESYLSEVATAGAAAGENARTGEVA
- the glyS gene encoding glycine--tRNA ligase subunit beta, which gives rise to MAEAKDFLLEIGCEEMPSAPLMSAQGQIGTLIERGLTEVGLAHGSIKTLSTPRRLAVIVRDLATATEEIREVKRGPAARIAFGEDGVPTKAAEGFARKLGISATELIRRVDGDGREYVFAERFVPSRESVPILSELSRRVIASLEWPNYRSQRWGSEHASFVRPIRWICALFGSEVVPFGYADVTSGNTTRGHRVLAPGEHVVTDPAHYEQILRHAYVMGEVERAQRIRAGISEVQTHASVQVDTPKRTFDEVVNLCEWPHVLVGRFDEEFLQVPTEIICESMLSHQRYFPIYDKDHRLTREFVIVSNADPACDATVIDGNERVVRARLDDAKFFWEEDLKRPLEDFVERLSTVTFQERLGTVLQKVQRMEAIAAEVARRAGASERDTAYAKRAAHLSKADLVSQTVIEFTNQQGIMGGYYAQAAGEPPEVARAIREHYRPRFASDELPSDLIGKAVAIADKLDTICGVFAIDEAPTGSSDPFAVRRAAIGTIAMLRTLPLVPLRALIDLSLDSYLMQGLSFDRGRVAGAVAAFFAGRLAAIAREEGAAPDVIDAVSSVGVIDPMEFMDRVEALGSARLEEPEVFEDLATAYARAAHLADRSLGYKIDEGIMGDAERSLLEACRRGSADVKKALSKRDYRAACKALADLREPIDRFFDDVLVMDDDTVVRENRLKLLNLFAAVFDDVANIGALSKKG
- a CDS encoding kinase/pyrophosphorylase, which gives rise to MSEDTLDDIDIFADVTPVVFVLSDARGKTAASVVEAAADQFNDKVVTIKQLGNVKSVGMVCDYLDNNVTEDVPMAVFHTIVDRNLRRDIRRELDGRGIPSIDLLGPAITVISTLTGEEPKYEAGRRSDNEVSVTS